From Panicum hallii strain FIL2 chromosome 2, PHallii_v3.1, whole genome shotgun sequence, a single genomic window includes:
- the LOC112879716 gene encoding putative clathrin assembly protein At4g40080: MGGLKLRRLASSLLSQGPASPGSAADAHQAVARATAHHPSTAPPSAHHMDALLAFGRGSRLSAAALAAAFVDRLHAAASGQGDAAVALKCLVALRVLLARGAFILRDQLLAALLRHPASGRNPLALAAFPLGRSSFAAASWVRFSARLLELVLLLPDASADAEYLVALPNPHLTAELAAFAAVADAVRQAPPPPSSGPQPNALIWEAVRLAEEDRVAAERNIAARVKEMGERLDTLSLADAVELVCVLRRVEDQGSAPAPEWKWAGLDEGVVCAARRVRERAEGVVLRRTVEERRLVRRDSGGSASARVLVPSRAGRGGGGDAVRFGSTRWAGTVSAWR, encoded by the coding sequence ATGGGTGGCCTCAAGCTCCGGCGGCTCGCGTCCAGCTTGCTCTCCCAGGGCCCCGCCTCCCCGGGCTCCGCAGCCGACGCGCACCAGGCGGTGGCCCGCGCGACGGCGCACCACCCTTCCACGGCCCCGCCGTCCGCGCACCACATGGACGCGCTCCTCGCCTTCGGCCGGGGCTCGCGCCTCTCCGCCGCGGCGCTCGCCGCGGCCTTCGTCGACCGCCTCCACGCCGCGGCGTCGGGGCAGGGGGACGCCGCCGTGGCGCTCAAGTGCCTCGTCGCGCTCCGGGTCCTCCTCGCGCGGGGCGCCTTCATCCTCCGCGACCAGCTCCTCGCCGCGCTGCTCCGGCACCCGGCGTCCGGGCGCAACCCGCTCGCGCTCGCGGCGTTCCCGCTGGGGCGCTCCTCcttcgccgccgcgtcgtgggTCCGGTTCTCCGCGCGCCTCCTCgagctcgtcctcctcctccccgacgCCTCCGCCGACGCCGAGTACCTCGTCGCGCTCCCCAACCCGCACCTCACCGCGGAGCTCGCCGCCTTCGCGGCCGTCGCCGACGCCGTCCGCcaggccccgccgcccccgtcgTCGGGCCCGCAGCCCAATGCGCTCATCTGGGAGGCCGTCCGGCTCGCCGAGGAGGACCGCGTCGCGGCGGAGCGGAACATCGCCGCCCGGGTCAAGGAGATGGGCGAGCGCCTCGACACGCTGTCCCTGGCGGACGCGGTGGAGCTGGTGTGCGTGCTGCGGCGGGTGGAGGATCAGGGTTCGGCCCCGGCACCGGAGTGGAAGTGGGCGGGGCTGGACGAGGGCGTCGtgtgcgcggcgcggcgggtccGCGAGCGCGCGGAGGGGGTGGTGCTGCGGAGGACGGTGGAGGAGAGGCGCCTGGTGCGGAGGGACTCGGGTGGCAGCGCGTCCGCGCGCGTCCTCGTGCCGTcccgcgccggccgcggcggcggcggcgacgccgtcCGGTTCGGATCCACACGGTGGGCTGGCACAGTTTCTGCATGGCGATAG
- the LOC112883276 gene encoding E3 ubiquitin-protein ligase ATL6-like, producing MDLRSNGRLLPLFLLLLADFTAVQGQQQYGQANYSTNFTPSMAIVIVVLIAAFFFLGFFSIYVRHCYGDGSSGSSASPAPNGAAARSRRQRGLDAAVLETFPTMAYADVKAHKAGKGALECAVCLSEFDDDETLRLLPKCSHVFHPDCIDTWLASHVTCPVCRANLVPDPNAPADDAPAELPAPPPAQELPSPTSAPAAAAVVIDVEETEEQRIIREEADELMRIGSVKRALRSKSGRAPAPFPRSHSTGHSLAAPATGAAAERFTLRLPDHVLRDLAAAGKLQRTRSLVAFRASRGGSTRRGAGASVRTGEGSSRGGARSIRLGQSGRWPSFLVRTFSARLPAWGSRSTRRGAEADGSSKGGRAAGAAVAGAKSVECDDQACAAGQRV from the coding sequence ATGGATCTACGGAGCAATGGCCGCCTCCTTCCCCTCTTCCTTCTCCTGCTGGCCGACTTCACGGCCGTGCAGGGGCAGCAGCAGTATGGACAGGCGAATTACTCCACCAACTTCACCCCGTCCATGGCCATCGTCATCGTCGTGCTCATCgcggccttcttcttcctcggcttCTTCTCCATCTACGTCCGCCACTGCTACGGCGACGGCTCGAGCGGCTCCTCCGCGAGCCCGGCTCCCaacggcgccgccgcgcgctcGCGGCGCCAGCGCGGGCTCGACGCGGCGGTGCTCGAGACCTTCCCCACCATGGCGTACGCCGACGTGAAGGCGCACAAGGCCGGCAAGGGCGCGCTCGAGTGCGCGGTGTGCCTCAGCGAgttcgacgacgacgagacgCTGCGCCTGCTGCCCAAGTGCTCCCACGTCTTCCACCCGGACTGCATCGACACCTGGCTCGCCTCGCACGTCACCTGCCCCGTCTGCCGCGCCAACCTCGTCCCGGACCCCAACGCCCCTGCCGACGACGCGCCCGCGGAGCTGCCGGCTCCTCCTCCCGCGCAAGAGCTGCCGTCGCCCACGTCCGCGCCGGCTGCCGCGGCGGTGGTCATTGACGTGGAGGAGACGGAGGAGCAGAGGATCATCAGGGAGGAGGCCGATGAGCTGATGCGCATCGGCAGCGTCAAGCGCGCGCTGCGCTCCAAGTccggccgcgcgcccgcgccgttCCCGCGCTCGCACTCGACGGGGCACTCGCTCGCGGCGCCCgccaccggcgccgccgccgagagGTTCACGCTGCGGCTGCCCGACCACGTGCTCCGGGACCTCGCCGCGGCGGGGAAGCTGCAGCGCACCAGGAGCCTCGTCGCGTTCCGCGCCAGCCGCGGGGGCAGCacgcgccgcggcgccggcgccagcgTCAGGACCGGCGAAGGCagcagccgcggcggcgcgaggaGCATCCGGCTGGGCCAGTCCGGGCGGTGGCCGTCGTTCCTGGTGCGGACGTTCTCCGCGCGGCTCCCCGCGTGGGGGTCGCGGTCGACGCGGAGGGGCGCCGAGGCCGACGGGTCCAGCAAGGGCGGTCgggcggccggcgccgccgtcgcggGCGCGAAGTCTGTGGAATGCGACGACCAGGCGTGCGCGGCTGGGCAACGTGTTTGA